The sequence TActtgaatctctctctctctacaggagAGGACTGCTAACAATATACATGGCAAACCTGGTACGTCCCCTCACACTGTAACACCTGGTCATGCATGGCTTTCTGGAATGCTCCTTTTAACATGGACAACATTAGTagctgtatacagtatacaggcTTAAACTTGCAGGCCAAAGTTTGTGCGTGGGCAAGgcagtgtatgtctgtgtgaaatgcagCTTTTCTCACCATTGTCAAAGGTTTGTTAGTCCGAAAGAAGTTCAACCCTAGAGCGGGtcattgaaaacatgttttttcatgGCTAACAGATTGTAGCTATGTTACTGCAGCACAACACCTTACCTTGTAACATGATACTAGAGCTGTCTAAAACTTCTTTTTTCGACTCATGCATGATTTACAAATGAGTGCTCTCCAGATCACTCTGAGGCAGgtattctgtctctctgtgttaaGCACCCATTCTGTCAGCTTGCATATGCTTTCttacacatatataatttttttttatccaaaataGGATGTTTTGGTTAAAAAACAAACGTTTTGACAGGTCGTCTTTGCAGGGTTTGCACAGAGAGAATGAACAAGCTCTAAGCTGTTTACTGTGCCTCCAGACCCAACACAACACAGGGATGCAGCTGAATTCAGTCCCGCAAACTTGCAGCACTGAATGGGAGGATTTATATGTTGACTTTCATTTAGCTTGGCTGTTGACAAGAGAAGAAAGCAGTGACTGTCATGTTGCACTTTGGACTTTTCTCAGCATGGTAGCTGACTCAAAGTGTGGTTTTGAAATGGGGAAGTGTGTTCCACAGATTGTCTACAGAAATCAGGCTTTGAGTCCTTGCAGCTCACAAAAGCTGAATCAGAGTCAGTTTCATCACCCCTCAATGCAATGCTAGATGTTATGTGGAAAAAAGGTGAAATGAGTCCAAGTGTTTGGGGATAGTATTTATCAGCACCAAAATCAGTCTTATGCCTCACTGATATGGTTTCACTGAAATAGGACCCTTTTTCAGCTTAATTTTGGAAAACATTGCCAAGGCAGTATTTTGTACCATAGGTTCATTTGTGAGTAGATACAAGATACAAAAAATAGGTTGTCTGAGCATTACCCTAGACAGACGACCTATAAAGAAAGATTACAGGTGTATTGATGGAGGTACACCTTTTGAGTTACTTCCTGTTGAACAATATTTTCTCTGGACTCATTCCATATCgaataaaaaaaaggagaagaggtTTTGACACCAGCGTTCTCGGAACTTGCTGCCATTGTATCagctctttttttgtgaaattttttaATAGTTGTCCAATGGatgaaagtaaattaaatttgGCCAGTTCAGTTGTCTTAGCTTCTGagttttcattaatttcaaaacTATGATTTAGATTTGGACTTGCTTTGATACAACAAGACTTAAGGCCCAAAAGGCTATTTTTAAGCCTCTAAACcccatcattttaatatttaattgtcTGTTCTCTTTGTCTGACAAATGGTATGGAGCTGTACTCCTCAAATTAAATTCTAAAGGCATAGCTGAATTTTTAGGTCCAAAATAGTGGTAGTTATTGCTCCTGTCAAgagaattacatttattaagtttattctttcaaatgaccAACTCCAGGCAGCACCATGTAGTGGAAAAACCTGTTTACAGTATGAATTTTGAAATTCAATTTTCTAAGAATttctaaaatgtaataataataataaataaaaagcaccaATACGCAGTGGCATTTTGAAAAAGTCAGAGTAATCAGAGCCTCTTATTTCACTTTCCTTGCATCAGATGGTACAGATGGTCTGTAGACCAGTGTAGAGAGAGATTCAGTTGGCTGAGGCATGAGATGAAGCCAGACCAACACTGAATGAAAGAACCAGGAATGGACTAAGGCCAAACCCCCTGTTGCCATGGACATTAGAACACATCACTTCAAAATTCAGTGTAACAGGCTGGTTCCTGTACATGGAGAGTGGACAGACTGccaaattataaataatattggACATTGTACTTAAGGTAGTCTTGATTGactttgtgttcatgtgttccAGGCCACAGAGACAATATTCCGGATGGCAGTCACAAGAGGACTTGTTAACCCCATCAGACATGGAGAGGTGTGTCCTGTTGGGCTTGGGAATTGAAGACCTGGGGAATCATTAAATCTTAACCATGGATGTCAGCTCCAGGTCAAGGAAATTCACAGGGGCTTTCAGATGCATTTTAACCAGCAGCAGATTTACACCAGGATTCAAGGTTGATTCAGATTTCCATCTAGTCAGTGGCTTCAACCAATGTCATGTCAAACCAGGCTGGAGAACCATTAAACCCGTACATCTCCAATGGGCTATTGGGAATTGAATAATATGTGCATGTCATTTGCTTGTTTCACTGTTCCTCTTACCCAGGATCTGTGAGGACTGTTATGTTTTtcaccctcactctccctcctcaggTGCTGCTGTTCAGCCTGACTGCCTCCATCTACATGTTCTTTTTCCGGTAGGTTGGATGATGAGAGTGTGAAACTACACAGCTATCTGTGAATACATAATTTAAAGCCTAGCATTCTTAGACACAACGAGAAGCACATCTCTTGAGTCATGTTTTCTTACCTTTGGGATTTGTTTTTCATAGCATGCACAGTTTAGAAAGGCAGCACCCTCTATTGGcataaatatgtacaaacaTGGTACTGGAATGGTACCAATGGTAACTCGTGTTACTAATGGAAAAAAGCTACATTTTATTTGGAACTCAGACTGTAATATGTGTGCTAAATGTAACATATAATACTATAAACAGAATTTTTGATTGTGTGAAGTAAACAAAGTATAATGTTtgatatatgaatatatgaacaTTATATCTTAAAATCTTAAAGTCACATTGtaaattttatgtttatttgttttgcaggtgCAAAGATGGGTTGCAGGGATTTGCATTTTCTGCTCTCAAGTAAGTACTGTGTGGAGCAGGTGTGTTCCAGGAGGTGAAGAGCTTACCTGCCGGAGCCGGGACTCAAACTTACTGTAAATATGCCACTCCACCCTACAGTGATGTTACCACATTGCTGAAAGGCCAGGCTGAATTGTGCTCTCCCAATCTCTTCCTAGTGTCAACATTtatgcttaaaatatttaacataattgttaattgttaaattaattaattatgttgAGATGATTGttcagggaaaatgttttgaaactaAACTGTAAAAGTGGAAAAGAGTTTAATTTGTGATGCAAATAGACATCAAGGTCTATGATTACAATAATGATTTCTGCTGGGCTTATTAATTGGCTTGTTAAAAgtacagaacagacacacagaaaatgctTAAACTAAAGGATTTATATTTTCTACCAGTACTCTGTGGTTGAGTGTGTAGAGTAATGGAGGGTTTTCCACATTGCACACTTGCATGCTAGGTTGTTCTTATAGAAATACAGACATGTGTGGCTGCCATGTTAAAGAGGGTTCAAAAGAGCAAGAATGCATCAAAATACacctactgtatgtgtttgcatgtactTGGGAGAAGTAAAAATCATGATATAAACTGAAGCAAACATATTGCTTCTTGCTACTCCAACAAGTCCTTttgatttgaatgtttaaatTAACATGAGATTAACATTTCTCAATAGGAATATTACTAGAAGTATGGTGGCctcttttaaaatacatttgggTTGTTCTATAAATGTACGTCATCTGCATATCATGGCATGTTTATAATGGGAAAATTTTTTGTGGGTACTGCTCACTTGATTTGTACTTGGTAGTATGCTTGGCTGTATTTTCTTGCAAGATAAATATGTAGTATCTAAATATATTATCTGGTGCACAGTCCAGGTCTGTGGACTTTTAACAATGACTTTCCAGGGGTgaggctggagctggagagcttAGTAGTGCCCTCATGGTGAGATTTGTTCCCGTGGTGGGGTTTGACTCTAACGTCAGGTTTGAACCGGCATACTTCTGTATACAAAAGATGAAGGAGaccctatatatatattttttttattgtttcaggTTCATTGTAGGTAAAGAGGAGATCCCGACACATTCTCTTCTGGCAGAGCATGCATACACCAGACCCTCAGAGAGGGGTGCCATTGAACCACTCAGAGAGAGACCTATGGCCCAGCCTACCTCCCAGAGAACCTCCATCGCTGCCTTGACCCAGAAACTGCTAGAATCTGTGTGAGCAATGTTTTCAACTACttgcgcacacacgcacacgcacacgcacacacacacacacacacacacacacacacacacacatacacacatgcatatttccATATTGGGAAAattctgtaaatgtaatctGATGGAACTGCCAATGATGATGTTTCCTGTGTTGGCTGCAGGTGCAAGCACGGGCCCAGACACAGGTGTTGTAAACACTACCAGGACAACTGCATCTCATACTGTGTCAAAGTAAGACCACAGTTATAAGTTTGAGGCATTTTAGGCATTTGATGTGAACCTGCAATTTGATGATGTCAACTTTCATTCACTTTAGCTTAGCACAAATGGGTTACATTTAGGAATGATTATGATGACTGTCTGTGAGAAAATCTCCTGTTTAATCACTATTAATCAGTGATTAACATCCAAACTTGTGGCTAGTTTGCAGATGTTGTGTGGTAGTTGATACCATTTGTGTGCTTTGCCATAGGTACGCATGTGTGTTGACAAGTACATTTGTGCATGTATTAATGGCAGGCATTTATTCGGATGTTCAGCGTGGGCTACCTGATCCAGTGTTGTCTGAAGGTTCCCTCAACGTTTCGACAGGCCTTCACCAAACCCTCACGTTTGCTGTCTCTGCTCTACAACAAAGAGAACTTCCAGCTGGGGGCTTTCCTCGGCTCCTTCGTTAGTATATACAAGGTAATCTCCCATGCTGGTCATGGTCTGAACCTTTTACCCTTACCCATAAGGGCCATCAGCTTTCTATTGCATAAAGTAGGTGAAACCTATTCCTCTTTAAAGTGTAGCTTCCACTGAGTCACATTAGTTGTATGTGTGCTGTTCTAATATGTCCCAGTATGGTGGTTTGTTTTTGAACTGGGTCATTCTcactctctgctgctgtctttctgacagtggaaacatttttataGTTGTACTATTCTGTTATCTGCAATagctttgcatttgtttgtaaatacaCAAGCAAACtcactgattttatttaatttttttgattgCCAAATTTTGTTGCATACTTGTTATCTTAAATTGTTCCAGCTTTGGAAAGACCAGGATGAAAAGATTGTGGTGAATGATGGTCATTGTGTATAGATCTGGTGGCAGGCTTTGAAGGtgaaatgtttccatgtttcctAGCATGGATTATTGATATGTGAACAGACCATGCTACCACACAAATGCTTTTCTGCTTGTAGTAGTTTATAGGGGATGAACATGTCTACACTATGCCATGGGGAGGCCGACTATTGTGTCTGGTCTTGGCCAACATACTATCACACAGGGTCAGTTTGCTGTGGAAAGACCTCCAGATGTTCTCAGGTATAGCTGACCCATAGCTATAGCAGGTCAATGGAATACAGCTTTAAGTTTACAATACTGTGTCAGAGGTCCCGAATCCAACTGTTTTGGTCTGCTGAGGGAGCCTTTGTAGATACATGAGGAGTGATGGTGTATCTTTCAGGGGACCAGCTGTTTCCTGCGGTGGGTGCGTAACCTGGACGATGAGCTCCACGCCCTTGTTGCTGGTAAGGAGCATTGCTCACCTGCTGCTGTTCAGATCTGAGTCAAATACACTGTATAAATGTCTTggaaatacagtattttcacatagtttatttaaattcaggaatgtatttgaaaatacattccAATACCAGCTGAATCTATATAAGAGTatataaaatactttaaaaatattttacatagtaattttgagcaaaaaaacattaaagtaatgtatttgtaaatacattcaGGTCAAGTGTTGGCAGGTTCACACAAACATCACAGTTTTTAAACTGTGAGCAGCATTTGCAATTACTGCTGTATGGTAGCTACGTGTTGAAATTGCACTTGAATGAGGTTAAACAAGAGTTTAAGGGTAATTTGTATGAATGTGAAAGGTATTTGATGAAAGtattagaaatgtattttgaaagcatttgaaAAGTATTTGGTAACAATATTGTGttagaaatgttttcaaatgagtATGAATTGAagtgtgaatgaaaatgaatatttcagaatttctaaatgttttttaaatggaatatttgcctttttggcaaataaaggcaaatatcacacttttttttcctcgttGCATTTTAAGATACATTAATATATGTACcagtgtaaatataaaataaatataccagtgtaatttcaaatacatatactcaAACACTTAGTATTTGACTCAGGCCTTCTGCTTTTATTGTTCACTGTGAAGTATCTTCCTGTTCCCTGGGTCTGTTACACCAGCTCTCCCACCTCTGTCCTGTTAGGGTTCTTGGCTGGCATCTCCATGTTCTTCTACAAGAGCACCTCTATCTCCATGTACCTGTTCTCCAAACTGGTCGAGGTGACTGTTACTGCTTTGCTACCTGCTGGTTCATTGCACTTCCGACAAATGTCAATGGGCCTTATATTAACAGTCCTTCTGTAGAACGTAATTCAAAGTTTTCATTCAGTAGGTTTTTGTACCAATTGGACCatagctttgtttttgtcttatgaacagtttaaaaaatagTTCTGTCTAATGCTGGTCTGTTTGTCATTCTCTACATATTTAGATGCCATTTCTGACATATAATAGCAAAAGAAGCATGTTAACCTCTTgtcataatgtttttgttattccAGAGTGGGCTTAATAGTGTTATgttgaacataaaaaaaattctcaaaaaaaaacactctgagGTTTTCGATGAGAAAGCACAAATCTATGATTGTCTTGCATGTATTGTAGCACTGTGTGGGTTTGTGGTTAGGGAACTGGAGTAGAAAGTTGCACATTCAACTTCTgggctgagacactgctgtcttTCTCAAGATGATCAGTATTTAGGGAAAAGATGAGGGCTCCGAATAAGGTCAGTTCCGTAGAAGACTGCACTCATTATGATCACTGGGAAGTATTGTCATTTATGGGAAGTAatagatgtttttgtttttcagaccaTGTACTTCAAAGGCATTGAGGCTGGGAGGTTCCCTTATTTCCCACAGGCGGACACCGTGATCTATGCTATCTCTACAGCCATCTGCTTCCAGGCGGTAAGACAAACCGTTCCCTTTGCAGTTATACATCCCTGTGCAAATCCTTCTTATAATACACTAACAAGGTGACAAGCAGTTAGGCAATCATTTCTTTGATTGGAATGCACACAGTAATCCATATGATTCTGAGGACCAAGCAAAAGATAGAAACCCACTAGCTGGCTGCTTATAGCTTGTCACAGTATTTTTATGAGTTAATCCAAGTCACCTCATTTAGTTGGTCAGTCC comes from Megalops cyprinoides isolate fMegCyp1 chromosome 3, fMegCyp1.pri, whole genome shotgun sequence and encodes:
- the tmem135 gene encoding transmembrane protein 135 isoform X2, giving the protein MAALSKSIPHNCYEIGHTWNPSCTISTLQVTAGALEVSFKIYAPLYLAAAVLRRRKKDYYLKRLLPEILQSTSFLTANGGLYIAFFCILRRLLGRFYSWSAGFGAALPASYISILMERKSRRGLLTIYMANLATETIFRMAVTRGLVNPIRHGEVLLFSLTASIYMFFFRCKDGLQGFAFSALKFIVGKEEIPTHSLLAEHAYTRPSERGAIEPLRERPMAQPTSQRTSIAALTQKLLESVCKHGPRHRCCKHYQDNCISYCVKAFIRMFSVGYLIQCCLKVPSTFRQAFTKPSRLLSLLYNKENFQLGAFLGSFVSIYKGTSCFLRWVRNLDDELHALVAGFLAGISMFFYKSTSISMYLFSKLVETMYFKGIEAGRFPYFPQADTVIYAISTAICFQAAVMEVQNLRPSYWKFLLRLTKGRFALMNRKVLDVFGTEASQQFQSFTPKLDPSVG
- the tmem135 gene encoding transmembrane protein 135 isoform X3, with the protein product MAALSKSIPHNCYEIGHTWNPSCTISTLQVTAGALEVSFKIYAPLYLAAAVLRRRKKDYYLKRLLPEILQSTSFLTANGGLYIAFFCILRRLLGRFYSWSAGFGAALPASYISILMERKSRRGLLTIYMANLATETIFRMAVTRGLVNPIRHGEVLLFSLTASIYMFFFRCKDGLQGFAFSALKFIVGKEEIPTHSLLAEHAYTRPSERGAIEPLRERPMAQPTSQRTSIAALTQKLLESVCKHGPRHRCCKHYQDNCISYCVKAFIRMFSVGYLIQCCLKVPSTFRQAFTKPSRLLSLLYNKENFQLGAFLGSFVSIYKGTSCFLRWVRNLDDELHALVAGFLAGISMFFYKSTSISMYLFSKLVETMYFKGIEAGRFPYFPQADTVIYAISTAICFQAAVMEVQNLRPSYWKFLLRLTKGRFALMNRKVLDVFGTEASQQFQSFTPKLDPRLK
- the tmem135 gene encoding transmembrane protein 135 isoform X1, producing the protein MAALSKSIPHNCYEIGHTWNPSCTISTLQVTAGALEVSFKIYAPLYLAAAVLRRRKKDYYLKRLLPEILQSTSFLTANGGLYIAFFCILRRLLGRFYSWSAGFGAALPASYISILMERKSRRGLLTIYMANLATETIFRMAVTRGLVNPIRHGEVLLFSLTASIYMFFFRCKDGLQGFAFSALKFIVGKEEIPTHSLLAEHAYTRPSERGAIEPLRERPMAQPTSQRTSIAALTQKLLESVCKHGPRHRCCKHYQDNCISYCVKAFIRMFSVGYLIQCCLKVPSTFRQAFTKPSRLLSLLYNKENFQLGAFLGSFVSIYKGTSCFLRWVRNLDDELHALVAGFLAGISMFFYKSTSISMYLFSKLVETMYFKGIEAGRFPYFPQADTVIYAISTAICFQAAVMEVQNLRPSYWKFLLRLTKGRFALMNRKVLDVFGTEASQQFQSFTPKLDPRYMLVPPTVEF